In Streptomyces sp. TLI_146, the genomic stretch CGAGCAGCGCCCGTACCTCCTCCGGCGGGGTGTGCGCGAGGAGCGCCTTGCCCACGCCCGTGGAGTGCGGCAGCACCCGTCGGCCCACCTCGGTGAACATCCGCATGGAGTGCTTGGAGGGGACCTGGGCGACGTACACGATCTCGTCGCCGTCGAGCAGTGCCATGTTCGCCGTCTCACCGGTCTCCTCGACCAGGCGGGCCAGATACGGCCGCGCCCAGGTGCCGAGCAGCCGGGAGGCGGACTCGCCGAGGCGGATCAGGCGCGGGCCCAGCGCGTACCGCCGGTTGGCCTGCTGGCGTACGTAACCGCAGGCCACCAGCGTGCGCATCAGACGGTGGATGGTCGGCAGAGGGAGGCCGCTGCTGGCGGAGAGCTCGCTGAGGCCGACCTCGCCCCCCGCGTCGGCCATCCGCTCCAGCAGGTCGAAGGCGCGCTCTAGGGACTGGACACCACCGCTCGCGGCGGATGGCTTGGAGGCGTCGGTGGTGCTGGCGCTGGACGTCGGCACGGCGCGGTCCTTTCAGCTGGCAGGCGAGGCAGCAGCCTACCTGTGTGTTCTTCGCCGTACAGTGCGTACGTAGGGCGTCCTTGCCGGTCAGAGTGAGTTTGTCCGTTCCGGTGGGGCACCCCGTGGCGATAGCTACATTCTGGGAAGTGAAAGTCTAATTCCATTCTGTGGAAACCTCCAAGACCCACGCCGTCGGCCGCCACCGGACCCGGGAGACCCTTGACGGCTCCCTGATCGGCGTGAAGACTCCTTCAACAGTTCGTTGAATTTTGCTCGATGCACTCCGCTGAGGGAACGATTCCCCGATTCCCTCGTGGATGTGCGCTCCACCGCGGAAGTGAGGGCTCGGGTGTCCGACGTCAACCTGGTACTGCGCTCGTCGCGCGTCATCACGCCCGACGGCACCCGCCCGGCCTCGGTCGCCGTCGCCGGCGGGGTGATCGACGCCGTACTGCCGTACGACGCCGAGGTGCCCGCCGGGGCTCGCCTGGAGGACTTCGGCGACGACGTGCTGCTGCCGGGTCTCGTCGACTGCCATGTGCACGTGAACGACCCGGGCCGCACCGAGTGGGAGGGCTTCTGGACCGCCACCCGCGCCGCCGCGGCCGGCGGCATCACCACCCTCGTCGACATGCCGCTGAACTCCCTGCCGCCCACCACCACGGTCGCGAACCTCCGCGTCAAGCAGGAGGTCGCCCGCTCCAAGGCGCACGTGGACGTCGGCTTCTGGGGCGGCGCGCTGCCCGGCAACGTCAAGGACCTGCGGCCGCTCCACGACGCCGGCGTCTTCGGCTTCAAGGCGTTCCTGTCGCCCTCCGGCGTCGAGGAGTTCCCCGAGCTCGACCAGGAGGCGCTGGCCCGGTCGCTCGCCGAGATCGCGGGCTTCGACGGGCTGCTGATCGTGCACGCCGAGGACCCGCACGAGCTGGCGGCCGCGCCGCAGACGCCCGGTCCCAAGTACGCCGACTACCTGGCCAGCCGCCCGCGCGTCTCCGAGAACACCGCCATCGAGTCCCTCATCGCCGCCGCGAAGCGGGTCGGCGCCCGGGTGCACATCCTGCACCTGTCCTCCTCCGACGCGCTGCCGGTGATCGCCGCCGCCAAGCGCGAGGGCGTCCGGCTCACCGTCGAGACCTGCCCGCACTACCTCACCCTCACCGCCGAGGAAGTCCCGGACGGCGCGAGCGAGTTCAAGTGCTGCCCGCCGATCCGCGAGGCCGCCAACCAGGACCTGCTGTGGGCGGCGCTCGCCGACGGCACCATCGACTGCGTCGTCACCGACCACTCGCCGTCCACCGCCGACCTCAAGACCGAGGACTTCGCCACCGCCTGGGGCGGCATCTCCGGCCTCCAGCTGAGCCTGTCCGCCGTCTGGACTCAGGCGCGCCGACGCGGCCACACCCTGGAGGACGTGGTGCGCTGGATGTCGTCCGCGACCGCCGGACTGGTCGGCCTGGACCGCAAGGGCGCCATCGAGGCCGGCCGCGACGCCGACTTCGCCGTGCTCGCCCCCGACGCGACCTTCACCGT encodes the following:
- a CDS encoding IclR family transcriptional regulator, whose product is MPTSSASTTDASKPSAASGGVQSLERAFDLLERMADAGGEVGLSELSASSGLPLPTIHRLMRTLVACGYVRQQANRRYALGPRLIRLGESASRLLGTWARPYLARLVEETGETANMALLDGDEIVYVAQVPSKHSMRMFTEVGRRVLPHSTGVGKALLAHTPPEEVRALLARTGMPAATEKTITTPEGFLDALEQVRHAGYAVDDNEQEIGVRCLAVPVPNSPTAAAISISGPAGRVTEAATEKIVPILQGIAEELSAALANTGQG
- the allB gene encoding allantoinase AllB — its product is MSDVNLVLRSSRVITPDGTRPASVAVAGGVIDAVLPYDAEVPAGARLEDFGDDVLLPGLVDCHVHVNDPGRTEWEGFWTATRAAAAGGITTLVDMPLNSLPPTTTVANLRVKQEVARSKAHVDVGFWGGALPGNVKDLRPLHDAGVFGFKAFLSPSGVEEFPELDQEALARSLAEIAGFDGLLIVHAEDPHELAAAPQTPGPKYADYLASRPRVSENTAIESLIAAAKRVGARVHILHLSSSDALPVIAAAKREGVRLTVETCPHYLTLTAEEVPDGASEFKCCPPIREAANQDLLWAALADGTIDCVVTDHSPSTADLKTEDFATAWGGISGLQLSLSAVWTQARRRGHTLEDVVRWMSSATAGLVGLDRKGAIEAGRDADFAVLAPDATFTVDPAELQHRNRVTAYAGKTLHGVVKSTWLRGERIQENGTLTEPTGRLLERNN